A window of Trachemys scripta elegans isolate TJP31775 chromosome 9, CAS_Tse_1.0, whole genome shotgun sequence genomic DNA:
GGGTGTGAAGAGGCATATTGTTGAAGACAGGAAAAAAGAGGGGCTGTGTGGGTCTATTGAGAGTTTCAGGAGTTCAGAAGAAAGGGTTGTATGAAATTCTCAAAGAGAGTAGGTAAGAGGGTTGTATATTTATGCCACTTGGAGTTGAATACTTTTGGAAGTTCAGATACTGTTTAGATAAGCTTCTTGCATTTTTGGTCCTTGGGAAATGAAAAAACCTTTGCAATATGATTTTGTATGAAACAGTAGAAGGTGGAATCACTGCACTGTAGTGCCAGGGGGCTGGGAACACCAAAGGAAACCTCTGGACCAGTAAATATGAATATTAGAAGAATAAATAAGTTGTaaattaatcaccagtgtgttcTGTTGTATTTCATATCTCTTAATTCTTCCATTGCAGTAACTGCTTAGGATGAACTGCAGCAATTTCACAGCAGCGCAAGAAACACTTAACCTTTTACAACTGATTATTTACATCCCAATTACCTTTTTTGGAGTTATATTTAATATCATTGCCTTCTGGGTATTCTGCTGCAAGCTGAAAAAATGGACAGAAACCAGAGTTTACATGATCAACTTGGTCGTTGCAGACTGTTTTCTCCTCTTCACCTTGCCTTTCATTGTGCATTTTCACAAGACTAGACATCCCATAGATAAACTGTGCAATGTCATACAGactatttattttacaaacatgCCCGTAAGCATTTATATCATCACCCTTATAGCCGTCGACCGATTCATTGCAATAAAGTACCCCCTGAAAGCAAAGAATTTCAGGTCCCCACTGAAGGCAGCTGTTAGCTGCGGATTTCTTTGGATAATAATAATCATTTATGCATACTTCAACCCACGATTTACTAAGGAAAGTGAAGAAATGTGCTTTCGGAAAACTTCTGCTGACCCTGCAGAAACTACACTGTTGTCGagtattttgggtttttttattccaCTAGTAATACTGAGTTTTTGTTCTATTCAAGTCATCCGGTGTCTGAAGATGAAGAAGAACATGAGTCCACCTGAAGAAACATCAATCCACAAGGCTCTCTGGATTGTTTCTATGAACCTGAGTGTATTTATCATATGTTTTTTACCTTTTAACGTCGGGCTACTTGTTAGGTATGCAATGGACGCAGCCGGAGCTGCCTGCTCTTTACGCTACAATGCAAGCCTTTTTATTCGTGTGGCTGCATGGGTAGCAAATTCTAACTGCTGTTTGGATACGCTTTGTTATTACTTTGTAGCCAAGGAATTTCAGGAAGCTTCTTCTCTGTTACACCCTTTTAAATCTCTGAAGTCTAGATCAAATCAAAGCCAAATCATAACCACAAATACACTAAGTGATCACAAAAAAATGCATGATAGAGGGGCAGATCcatagctggtataaattgtcatagctccactgacttgcCATAAAGTCTGTTATTATCGTGGGTAATAGTCACAAAAAAGTgtacctgattctgatctcacttatactcATCTTACAGCATTCTGACTCGAGTGATTTCAACaaaattactcctgatttataccaatgtaactgaGATTCCAGTCAGGATCAAAGTCTCTCTTTGAAGCTATGCATATGCATATTTTATTATTGACATGCTTTCCTTTGCATATACAGCATTAACTGGCTAACTACAGGAAGCTTTCTCGCATCAGTACAAGGGTCAGTTAGTTTCTTGTACTGCTGTTTGTAATAAAACCGATGCAGTATCAGAATGTAAATACTGAGATGTGTATATTGGGTTTGCATAATTTACAATATGCTATTTTCCTTCCTGCTGCTCTCAGGCAAACAGTATACATTTGAAGAATGAAGCTGCCATCAATCTCAATTAGCAGAATTATCACCAACACTAGTCAAATACTGGtgtaacccccccaccccccaccccgttcCTCCCTGGGTGACTCgggagcaggcaacactcacctATGTGCCTAATGTTGTTGACATTAAAGGACatcctgagtatcccagtggtgatgttggataggtgggaatcctctatccacccctttgctgcagtccctttactcctaaaggaatttaaatttggCAGTGCCTCCACCTACTGGCCCCTGTACACACTCAATGGCATGCCttgggaacctccaggaataaacctattctaataataataataatcagtggCATGTGTCTAAGTCAAAGCCCCTGCAGGCTCTCAGCAGCACCTCCTGGCTtcctagcagcagctcctggtatgGACAGAACCCCACACCAGCAATCTTGCTCCTTTCCCCAAAATGGCATCCAccacctctctccctccactccctggAAGAGGAAGTGTCTCACTCTTTCCccaaggcatcatgggagttgtggtCTCTAAGGCTAAATTGCAGCACACAGGATCTTCCCAACCGGAACACTGCCAACAAAGTTCAGAGGTCCGTCTTGTAAAGGGAGCCTACACTGGTGATATGAGAATAAGGCTCAATTTCTGTGGAAGAAGTTTTGTGTTAATCTGGTGCCTTGTACAATTATGGAGGTTTTTCTCCCctgtttgtaataataataattaaagggtctaatattctatgaaatgAGGGAGATGTGCAAAGTATTGTGCCTAGTGTGACATGGAAAATTATATGAAGTGAAATAGCAACAATATGCATAAAATGTGAAGAAATGAGACTATGATCTCACGGAATGAATTTCTACAGAGTTCAGTAACAACCTTACAAGGGTAGTCTTACAGTGGGAGAGGAAGGTGCTCTCTGCTGCCATCATCTCATGACCCGGGAGCAGAGCTAGTATGAGCGTACTTCAGTGGCATTCACTATGCCAGTGTGTTCCTTTGAACAATTTTTGgttattcatttcagttttggATGTCGGGGTAATGAAATGTTCCTCTTATTGTGTGATTAAAAGGTAGCTAAACTGTACTTAATACAC
This region includes:
- the LOC117882912 gene encoding G-protein coupled receptor 35-like, which encodes MNCSNFTAAQETLNLLQLIIYIPITFFGVIFNIIAFWVFCCKLKKWTETRVYMINLVVADCFLLFTLPFIVHFHKTRHPIDKLCNVIQTIYFTNMPVSIYIITLIAVDRFIAIKYPLKAKNFRSPLKAAVSCGFLWIIIIIYAYFNPRFTKESEEMCFRKTSADPAETTLLSSILGFFIPLVILSFCSIQVIRCLKMKKNMSPPEETSIHKALWIVSMNLSVFIICFLPFNVGLLVRYAMDAAGAACSLRYNASLFIRVAAWVANSNCCLDTLCYYFVAKEFQEASSLLHPFKSLKSRSNQSQIITTNTLSDHKKMHDRGADP